Proteins found in one Polyangiaceae bacterium genomic segment:
- a CDS encoding cytochrome ubiquinol oxidase subunit I, whose amino-acid sequence MDSLLAARLQMAISLGFHILFAVAGMAMPLFMVIAEARYLRTGDTAYRDLAKRWAKGTAILFAVGAVSGTVLSFELGLLWPRFMAKAGPLIGMPFSMEGFAFFLEAIALGIYLYGWERVSPKVHLASGGVVALSGLVSGVFVVAVNAWMNTPRGFRLTETGAITDVDLWQAFFTPAFPTQATHMALAAYSSVGFAVLGIHAYRLLRDPGSSFHRSALRVVLPVVLISAPLQVVSGDFSAKHIAAHQPAKLAAAEALFHTERGAPLLVGGIPDPEREEVSLALRLPRMLSVMAKGDPNAEVSGLDRVPREDWAPVTFTHLSFQVMVASGFAMLGVALWGGLLLLRKKALPEQRRFLWAATLAAPLGLLAVEAGWMVTEVGRQPWIIHGVMRTKDAVTPMPNVQISLLVTCLVYLVLGTVVALLLRRYVAGSS is encoded by the coding sequence ATGGATTCGCTGCTGGCGGCTCGCCTGCAGATGGCGATCTCGCTCGGGTTTCACATTCTGTTCGCCGTCGCCGGCATGGCCATGCCGCTGTTCATGGTCATCGCCGAGGCGCGCTACCTGCGTACGGGCGATACGGCGTATCGCGACTTGGCCAAGCGCTGGGCCAAGGGCACGGCGATCCTGTTCGCCGTGGGGGCGGTGAGTGGCACGGTGCTGAGCTTCGAGCTCGGGCTCCTGTGGCCGCGCTTCATGGCAAAGGCGGGTCCGCTCATTGGCATGCCCTTCAGCATGGAGGGCTTCGCGTTCTTCCTCGAGGCCATCGCCCTCGGCATCTACCTGTACGGGTGGGAGCGGGTGTCGCCGAAGGTCCACCTCGCGAGCGGTGGCGTGGTGGCGCTCTCCGGGCTCGTGAGCGGCGTGTTCGTGGTGGCGGTGAACGCCTGGATGAACACGCCGCGCGGGTTTCGGCTGACGGAGACCGGCGCCATCACCGACGTGGATCTATGGCAGGCTTTCTTCACGCCGGCGTTTCCCACGCAGGCCACGCACATGGCGTTGGCGGCCTACAGCAGCGTGGGCTTCGCGGTGCTCGGCATCCATGCCTATCGCCTGCTTCGGGATCCGGGATCGAGCTTTCATCGCAGCGCACTTCGCGTGGTGCTGCCGGTGGTGCTGATCTCGGCGCCGCTCCAGGTCGTGAGCGGAGACTTCTCTGCCAAGCACATCGCGGCGCACCAGCCGGCGAAGCTCGCCGCCGCGGAGGCGCTGTTTCACACCGAGCGCGGGGCGCCGCTCTTGGTGGGCGGCATTCCGGATCCGGAAAGGGAAGAGGTGAGCCTCGCCCTTCGGCTGCCCCGCATGCTGAGCGTGATGGCCAAAGGGGATCCGAACGCGGAAGTGTCCGGCCTCGATCGCGTGCCGCGCGAAGACTGGGCACCGGTGACGTTCACGCACCTCTCGTTTCAGGTGATGGTGGCGTCGGGGTTCGCCATGCTGGGCGTGGCGCTGTGGGGAGGGCTCTTGCTGCTGCGGAAGAAGGCCCTGCCCGAGCAGCGCAGGTTCTTGTGGGCGGCCACCCTCGCGGCGCCCCTCGGGCTCCTGGCGGTGGAAGCCGGCTGGATGGTGACGGAGGTCGGGCGCCAGCCCTGGATCATCCACGGGGTCATGCGCACGAAGGACGCAGTGACGCCGATGCCCAACGTGCAGATCTCGCTCTTGGTCACCTGCCTCGTGTACCTGGTCTTGGGAACGGTGGTGGCGCTCTTGCTGCGCCGCTACGTGGCGGGCAGCTCGTGA
- a CDS encoding peptidylprolyl isomerase, producing MPEFPPIQVAGSGQLYARLHTTQGPIVVALEEQRAPETVKNFVGLATGTIDWKDPKTGQSMQGQPLYSGVRFHRVIPGFMVQCGDPMTRYTDDSAVSQWGRGNPGYRFQDEFHPELRHDRPGILSMANSGPGTNGAQFFITEGPTPHLNGKHSVFGHVIAGQDVVGRIANVPRGRGDRPNEDQVVTQIEIFRSEAPPTA from the coding sequence ATGCCCGAATTCCCCCCCATCCAGGTTGCCGGCAGCGGTCAGCTCTACGCTCGGCTGCACACCACCCAAGGTCCCATCGTGGTGGCGCTCGAGGAGCAGCGCGCACCGGAGACCGTGAAGAACTTCGTGGGTCTCGCGACCGGCACCATCGACTGGAAAGATCCCAAGACGGGGCAGAGCATGCAGGGCCAGCCGCTGTACTCCGGCGTGCGCTTCCACCGCGTGATCCCGGGATTCATGGTCCAGTGCGGCGATCCCATGACCCGCTACACCGACGACTCGGCCGTGTCCCAGTGGGGCCGAGGCAACCCCGGCTATCGCTTCCAGGACGAGTTCCACCCCGAGCTCCGTCACGACCGTCCGGGAATCTTGTCCATGGCGAACTCCGGTCCCGGCACCAACGGCGCGCAGTTCTTCATCACGGAAGGCCCCACGCCGCACCTGAACGGCAAGCACAGCGTGTTCGGCCATGTGATTGCCGGCCAAGACGTGGTCGGGCGCATCGCCAACGTGCCCCGCGGCCGCGGCGATCGTCCCAACGAAGATCAGGTCGTGACGCAGATCGAGATCTTCCGCAGCGAAGCACCACCGACGGCGTGA
- a CDS encoding Tim44 domain-containing protein, with the protein MTARSKRSRRVAVAVGAALLFAAAVALARPGGGQTFSGGSHGGGGDGGGGGGGALVELLIWLVIEHPSIGIPVVLVVIVVAIVRKLAGSKLQGWATTTTPAQVAAVPTIQHSATVPRSQLDRIRSADPGFSVVLFEDFAYLLYAALQRSRATGTASIAAYLSPGLAHKLPDPALGDVRGIVIGAMKTVHFSGLGGATLAVELQIEANYVEAPRAGGERRYYVVDRMRLERASSAKSRPFARARTLDCPNCGAPLEAVRGTQCSYCGQDVGYGRFDWMVARFDTLTREPRGPLLTENVPEQGTELPTIADPRAQPRFAQIQQRDPALTWDALQARIAYVFDELQAAWSGRDTARIRPFVSDNLFQSMVYWIDLYVQQRCRNVTENARILRIDLANVLSDAHYDAVTVRVFATGLDYTISDDGKVLSGSRSRARTYSEYWTLIRGSSRKGAAKGNANCPGCGAPLEIGMAGNCKYCQVKVTSGEFDWVLSRIEQDEAYSG; encoded by the coding sequence GTGACGGCGCGCTCCAAACGGTCGCGCCGCGTCGCCGTCGCGGTTGGCGCCGCGCTGCTCTTCGCCGCCGCCGTGGCGCTGGCGCGCCCCGGCGGCGGCCAGACGTTCTCCGGCGGGTCGCACGGCGGGGGCGGCGACGGCGGGGGCGGCGGGGGCGGCGCCCTGGTGGAGCTCCTGATCTGGCTGGTGATCGAGCACCCGTCGATCGGCATTCCGGTCGTGCTGGTGGTGATCGTAGTGGCCATCGTTCGCAAGCTGGCGGGCTCCAAGTTGCAGGGCTGGGCCACGACCACCACGCCGGCACAGGTGGCGGCGGTACCGACGATCCAGCACTCGGCGACCGTGCCGCGCTCGCAGCTCGATCGGATCCGCAGCGCCGACCCTGGGTTCTCCGTCGTCCTGTTCGAGGATTTCGCCTACCTACTGTACGCAGCGTTGCAGCGCTCGCGGGCAACCGGCACGGCGTCCATCGCCGCCTATCTCTCGCCCGGCCTGGCGCACAAGCTGCCCGATCCGGCACTCGGCGACGTGCGCGGCATCGTGATCGGCGCGATGAAGACGGTGCACTTCTCGGGCCTCGGCGGCGCGACGCTGGCGGTGGAGCTCCAGATCGAGGCCAACTACGTGGAAGCACCGCGCGCGGGTGGGGAGCGGCGGTACTACGTCGTGGACCGCATGCGGCTAGAGCGGGCGAGCAGCGCCAAATCCCGACCCTTCGCGCGGGCGCGCACGCTGGACTGTCCGAACTGCGGCGCTCCGCTCGAAGCGGTCCGCGGCACCCAGTGCAGCTATTGCGGCCAAGACGTCGGCTACGGGCGCTTCGACTGGATGGTCGCGCGCTTCGACACCCTCACGCGAGAGCCCCGTGGTCCGCTGCTGACCGAAAACGTCCCCGAACAGGGAACAGAGCTGCCCACCATCGCGGATCCTCGAGCCCAGCCACGCTTCGCGCAGATCCAGCAGCGAGACCCCGCGCTGACCTGGGACGCTCTGCAGGCGCGCATCGCCTACGTGTTCGACGAGCTCCAGGCGGCGTGGTCGGGACGCGACACCGCACGCATTCGCCCATTCGTGTCGGACAACCTGTTCCAATCGATGGTCTATTGGATCGACTTGTACGTACAGCAGCGCTGCCGCAACGTGACGGAGAACGCTCGCATTCTGCGCATCGATCTGGCGAACGTGCTGAGCGACGCCCACTATGACGCCGTGACGGTGCGCGTTTTCGCGACCGGGCTCGACTACACCATCTCCGACGACGGCAAGGTGCTGAGCGGCAGCCGCTCGCGGGCGCGAACGTACTCCGAATACTGGACCCTGATCCGCGGCAGCTCGCGAAAAGGAGCCGCAAAGGGCAACGCGAACTGCCCCGGTTGCGGAGCCCCGCTCGAGATCGGGATGGCCGGCAACTGCAAGTACTGTCAGGTGAAGGTGACCAGCGGGGAGTTCGACTGGGTGCTTTCCCGCATCGAGCAGGACGAGGCCTACTCGGGATAG
- a CDS encoding metallophosphoesterase, which yields MRRFVFLVVLLAAACDRSPSEPPGRPSTVAREPVRRAPTVQDTSYRLPGGDRIVAFGDVHGDVGGVRAVLRLAGVIDDKDAWIGKKTIVVQTGDQLDRGDTEPEVLDLFDDLAKKAKAAGGRFYALNGNHEVMNVSGDFRYVTEDGFLDWKGVKPTSARSAQKVDTFAELMRGRAAAFLPGGPVAVRLAQHPVAIVVGETAFVHGGILPGHVEYGIARLNRETSEWMQGKRPRMPALLASEASPIWNRSYSEGEPSERSCRALERALELLKAKRMVVGHTVQKQGITSACGDKVWRIDVGLAKVYGGKPAALEIRGAAVKALTEKSSTAPPVAAE from the coding sequence ATGCGTCGCTTCGTGTTTCTCGTCGTCCTGCTCGCCGCCGCCTGTGACCGCTCCCCCAGCGAGCCGCCGGGCCGCCCGAGCACCGTGGCTCGCGAGCCGGTCCGCCGCGCCCCTACCGTTCAGGACACGAGCTACCGGCTCCCGGGAGGCGACCGCATCGTGGCCTTCGGCGACGTCCACGGGGACGTTGGCGGCGTCCGCGCGGTGCTGCGCCTGGCCGGAGTGATCGACGACAAGGACGCGTGGATCGGCAAGAAGACGATCGTGGTGCAGACCGGCGACCAGCTCGATCGCGGAGACACCGAGCCCGAGGTGCTCGATCTGTTCGACGACCTGGCGAAGAAGGCCAAGGCGGCGGGCGGACGCTTCTACGCCTTGAACGGCAACCACGAGGTGATGAACGTCTCCGGTGATTTCCGCTACGTGACCGAAGATGGCTTCCTGGATTGGAAGGGCGTGAAGCCGACCTCCGCTCGGAGCGCCCAGAAGGTGGACACCTTCGCGGAGCTGATGCGCGGCCGCGCTGCGGCGTTCTTGCCGGGGGGGCCCGTGGCCGTGCGCTTGGCCCAGCATCCCGTGGCCATCGTCGTGGGGGAGACGGCCTTCGTTCACGGCGGCATCTTGCCGGGCCACGTGGAGTACGGCATCGCGCGCCTGAACCGCGAGACCTCGGAGTGGATGCAGGGCAAGAGGCCGCGCATGCCTGCGCTGCTCGCGAGCGAAGCGTCCCCCATCTGGAATCGCTCCTACTCCGAGGGCGAGCCTTCGGAGCGCAGCTGTCGCGCCCTCGAACGCGCGCTCGAGCTCTTGAAGGCCAAGCGCATGGTGGTCGGCCACACGGTCCAGAAACAAGGCATCACCAGCGCCTGCGGCGACAAGGTGTGGCGCATCGACGTGGGCCTCGCCAAGGTCTATGGTGGCAAACCGGCAGCCCTCGAGATCCGTGGCGCCGCCGTGAAAGCGCTCACCGAGAAATCCTCCACGGCGCCCCCTGTCGCCGCGGAGTGA
- a CDS encoding ribonuclease J: MNCLAIEQSDGILVVDCGTSFPHDDLGVDVLHPDFSWLAENVERLRGVVITHGHEDHIGALPFLLDELDVPVWGPAHALALARRRLKERGFGEDELRLREVSVGTRFDVGPFQVEPIRVSHSIIEATALAIRTNAGIVLHTGDFHMDPSPPDGEPTDVARLEALGDEGVTLLLSDSTNIDVPERSPMSERHVGETLARLVSEAPARAFVVMFASNVQRLRLLGDIAQKAGRKISLFGRSLNTQVEIATRLGHLQWPSNLLVAAEDAESVPRDQLLVLAGGSQAEPNSAMRRLASNTHQHLKIADGDSVFFSSRVIPGNERVAFDMMCDLLRLGARVHTRVTDPGVHTSGHASRSEQRRMLELIRPRAFVPVHGTLHHLLRHADLARELGVDQVLVTENGTAVAYDAERGLRHDGGFPHGKVPIAMGGEPLSAEVLKRRADLGRGGVAVVSVALDADERAVAPPAVTTRGIPAVDDDPAALRSVAHRVAETLARRRPRRLELEEELRRAARRALVELSGTRPQIEILIVRV; encoded by the coding sequence ATGAACTGCCTCGCCATCGAGCAAAGCGACGGCATCCTGGTGGTGGACTGTGGCACCAGCTTCCCCCACGACGACCTGGGCGTGGACGTGTTGCACCCGGATTTCAGCTGGCTCGCCGAGAACGTGGAGCGGCTGCGGGGCGTGGTCATCACCCACGGCCACGAGGATCACATCGGCGCGCTGCCCTTCTTGCTCGACGAGCTCGACGTGCCGGTGTGGGGCCCTGCCCACGCGCTGGCGCTGGCCCGTCGTCGGCTGAAGGAGCGAGGCTTCGGCGAGGACGAGCTCCGCCTGCGCGAAGTGTCCGTCGGCACGCGCTTCGACGTGGGCCCCTTCCAGGTGGAGCCCATTCGCGTGTCGCACTCGATCATCGAAGCGACGGCGCTGGCCATTCGCACCAATGCCGGCATCGTGCTCCATACCGGGGACTTCCACATGGACCCGAGTCCGCCGGACGGCGAACCGACGGACGTGGCGCGTCTCGAGGCCCTTGGCGACGAGGGTGTGACGCTGCTCTTGAGCGACAGCACCAACATCGACGTGCCCGAGCGTTCGCCGATGTCCGAGCGGCACGTGGGCGAAACCTTGGCGCGGCTCGTCAGCGAAGCCCCGGCCCGGGCCTTCGTGGTGATGTTCGCCAGCAACGTGCAGCGGCTGCGGCTCCTCGGAGACATTGCGCAGAAGGCGGGACGCAAGATCAGCCTCTTCGGGCGCAGTCTGAACACGCAAGTCGAGATCGCCACGCGACTCGGTCACCTGCAGTGGCCGTCCAACCTGCTGGTCGCCGCGGAAGATGCGGAAAGCGTGCCGCGGGATCAGCTGCTGGTGCTGGCCGGGGGTAGTCAGGCGGAACCGAACTCCGCCATGCGCCGGCTGGCGTCGAACACCCACCAGCATCTCAAGATCGCCGATGGCGACTCGGTGTTTTTCTCCTCCCGGGTGATCCCAGGAAACGAGCGGGTCGCCTTCGACATGATGTGTGATCTGTTGCGCCTGGGCGCCCGGGTTCACACGCGAGTGACGGACCCTGGCGTCCACACCAGCGGGCACGCTTCGCGCTCCGAGCAGCGGAGGATGCTGGAGCTGATTCGCCCTCGGGCCTTCGTGCCGGTGCACGGGACGCTGCATCACCTGCTGCGCCACGCAGACCTCGCGCGCGAGCTCGGCGTCGATCAGGTGTTGGTCACTGAGAACGGCACGGCCGTGGCGTACGACGCCGAGCGCGGCCTGCGCCACGACGGCGGCTTTCCCCACGGCAAGGTGCCCATCGCCATGGGCGGCGAGCCGCTCAGCGCGGAAGTGCTCAAGCGTCGAGCGGATCTCGGCCGCGGCGGTGTCGCGGTGGTGAGCGTGGCGCTGGACGCCGACGAGCGCGCGGTGGCGCCACCCGCCGTCACCACCCGAGGCATTCCTGCCGTCGACGACGACCCTGCGGCGCTCCGCAGCGTCGCGCATCGCGTGGCGGAGACACTCGCGCGTCGCCGGCCCCGGCGCTTGGAGCTGGAAGAGGAGCTGCGCCGCGCCGCTCGCCGCGCGTTGGTGGAGCTTTCCGGTACCCGTCCGCAGATCGAGATCCTCATCGTTCGCGTGTGA
- a CDS encoding rhodanese-like domain-containing protein gives MAEIKGVTPHEVVEMLKDGYVYVDVRSQPEFEAGHVPGSLNVPLLHMGPAGMTPNPEFMDVMQRCFGKDEKLIIGCRSGGRSRRAAEMLLSVGYDDVADLLPGWEGTRDHFGRATPGYSKLGLPIEHGAPEGQRYDDVKNRKP, from the coding sequence GTGGCCGAGATCAAGGGTGTGACGCCTCACGAGGTCGTCGAAATGCTGAAGGACGGCTACGTCTACGTGGATGTTCGCAGCCAGCCCGAGTTCGAAGCCGGCCACGTGCCGGGCTCCTTGAACGTGCCCCTGCTGCACATGGGCCCGGCCGGCATGACGCCCAACCCCGAGTTCATGGACGTGATGCAGCGCTGCTTCGGCAAGGACGAGAAGCTCATCATCGGCTGTCGCTCCGGCGGACGCTCCCGCCGCGCCGCGGAGATGCTGCTCAGCGTGGGCTACGACGACGTCGCGGATCTGCTCCCCGGGTGGGAAGGAACGCGGGATCACTTCGGTCGCGCGACGCCGGGATACTCCAAGCTCGGCTTGCCCATCGAGCACGGCGCTCCCGAAGGACAGCGCTACGACGACGTGAAGAACCGGAAGCCCTGA
- a CDS encoding glycosyltransferase family 2 protein, whose amino-acid sequence MWLGRRIAVVIPAFGEERLIGRTLASLPDFVDHAVVVDDASPDRTADAVRCCSDPRVELVRHSENRGVGAAIATGYGVALRHGADVMAVMAGDAQMDPADLPAVIDPVARGDADYVKGNRFLHPEAHRMPVLRRMGSGALAVLTRAATGLSVDDTQCGYTALGRSAAQDLPLDELWPRFGYPNDLLGLLASRGRVVKEVAVRPVYAGEKSGLRPWHVAQIAGVILRRWSRERPEAFASSRLSL is encoded by the coding sequence ATGTGGCTTGGGCGGCGAATTGCGGTGGTGATCCCGGCGTTTGGTGAGGAACGCTTGATTGGCCGGACCCTCGCGTCGTTGCCGGACTTCGTCGATCACGCGGTGGTGGTGGACGACGCCAGCCCGGACCGAACCGCGGACGCCGTTCGGTGTTGCTCCGACCCTCGGGTCGAGCTGGTGCGCCACTCGGAAAATCGCGGAGTGGGCGCCGCCATCGCCACTGGCTACGGGGTGGCCCTGCGCCACGGAGCCGACGTGATGGCGGTGATGGCCGGCGACGCCCAGATGGACCCCGCGGATCTGCCGGCAGTGATTGATCCCGTGGCTCGGGGAGACGCCGACTACGTCAAGGGCAACCGTTTCCTGCACCCGGAAGCCCACCGCATGCCGGTGCTGCGAAGGATGGGCAGCGGGGCGCTGGCGGTACTGACTCGGGCTGCCACGGGCCTGTCGGTCGACGATACCCAGTGCGGCTACACCGCCCTCGGCCGGAGCGCTGCCCAGGACTTGCCGCTGGACGAGCTGTGGCCGCGCTTCGGCTACCCCAATGATCTGCTCGGTCTGCTCGCGTCTCGCGGCAGGGTGGTGAAGGAAGTGGCGGTACGTCCGGTGTACGCTGGCGAAAAGAGCGGCCTCAGGCCGTGGCACGTGGCGCAGATCGCCGGCGTCATCCTTCGGCGCTGGTCGCGGGAACGCCCTGAGGCGTTTGCCAGCTCGCGCCTCTCGCTGTAG
- a CDS encoding TetR/AcrR family transcriptional regulator, producing the protein MSRKRPADRFDRLVATATRVFIESGGFARTQIDDVARALGVAKGTVYLYVESKEALFDLALRHADQSAPLAEPSDLPVKTPVPGATRELVQARIREHGRFPTLTAALKVETPADVAQEVHAVLTEIYDTLYEGRVRIKLIATAARDVPDLAEAWFTQGRRRLNRRLARWIELRVKSGAFAPQPDATAAARMVSETLTWFAVHRHFEAAPEALDDAAARQTALLGVTRMLLGAGA; encoded by the coding sequence ATGTCGCGCAAGCGCCCCGCAGACCGCTTCGACCGCCTGGTGGCCACCGCCACCCGCGTGTTCATCGAATCCGGCGGCTTCGCGCGGACGCAGATCGACGACGTGGCGCGCGCCCTGGGCGTGGCCAAAGGCACCGTGTACCTCTACGTGGAGAGCAAGGAAGCCTTGTTCGACCTGGCGCTGCGCCACGCGGACCAGAGCGCGCCCCTGGCGGAGCCCAGCGACCTCCCCGTAAAGACGCCGGTCCCTGGTGCCACCCGTGAGCTGGTGCAGGCCCGCATTCGCGAGCACGGCCGCTTCCCTACCCTGACGGCGGCGCTCAAGGTCGAGACTCCGGCGGACGTGGCTCAGGAAGTGCACGCCGTGCTGACGGAGATCTACGACACGCTGTACGAGGGCCGCGTGCGCATCAAGTTGATCGCCACGGCGGCACGGGACGTTCCGGATCTGGCAGAAGCGTGGTTCACCCAGGGTCGTCGACGCCTGAACCGGCGCCTCGCACGCTGGATCGAGCTGCGCGTGAAGAGCGGCGCCTTCGCGCCGCAGCCGGACGCGACGGCGGCGGCGCGCATGGTCAGTGAAACGCTGACCTGGTTCGCCGTTCACCGCCACTTCGAGGCAGCCCCGGAAGCCCTGGACGACGCCGCCGCTCGGCAGACGGCGCTCTTGGGCGTGACCCGTATGCTGCTCGGAGCCGGCGCGTGA
- a CDS encoding sulfite exporter TauE/SafE family protein, with protein MTLPLFAFAVIVLAAYAVQTTTGFGSMILCVTLGAHLFSLEHVLSIAVPLSLVQNAYIVLRHRDGIDWKLLLGSVLPLMGAGAIFTLTLFGNLDAPWLRTAFALMVLGLSVRELARQFRPGANHAPPSKWVGRASLLGAGMIHGLYATGGPLLVYAIGRSGLSKHVFRSTVTTVWLVLNSLLCVAYARVGRLDKAVLESVLWVLPAVPLGIWVGEVLHRKVDEHRFRIVVFLVLMVAAVALLIR; from the coding sequence GTGACGCTGCCGCTGTTCGCCTTCGCCGTGATCGTGCTGGCGGCCTACGCGGTACAGACCACGACGGGCTTCGGCAGCATGATCCTGTGCGTGACGCTGGGCGCGCACTTGTTCTCCCTGGAGCACGTGCTGTCCATCGCGGTGCCGCTCTCTTTGGTGCAAAACGCCTACATCGTGCTGCGCCACCGCGATGGCATCGACTGGAAGCTCCTGCTCGGCAGCGTGCTGCCGCTGATGGGCGCCGGCGCCATCTTCACGCTGACGCTGTTCGGCAACCTGGACGCACCCTGGCTGCGCACCGCCTTCGCGCTGATGGTGCTGGGGCTGTCCGTGCGGGAGCTCGCGCGGCAGTTTCGCCCGGGGGCGAATCACGCTCCGCCCTCCAAGTGGGTGGGCCGCGCCTCGCTGCTCGGCGCCGGCATGATCCACGGGCTGTATGCCACCGGCGGCCCGCTCCTGGTCTACGCCATCGGCCGCAGCGGTCTTTCCAAGCACGTGTTTCGCAGCACGGTCACCACCGTGTGGCTGGTGCTCAACTCCCTCCTGTGCGTGGCCTACGCGCGGGTAGGCCGCCTGGACAAGGCCGTGCTCGAGAGCGTGCTGTGGGTGCTGCCCGCGGTGCCTCTCGGTATCTGGGTGGGAGAAGTCCTGCACCGCAAGGTGGACGAGCACCGCTTTCGCATCGTGGTGTTCTTGGTGCTCATGGTCGCCGCAGTGGCGCTTTTGATTCGTTGA
- a CDS encoding amidohydrolase family protein has product MHDVVIKGGTIVDGSGRPAFEGDVAVNGATITQIGSVGSGRREIDARGKLVLPGWVDVHTHYDAQVTWDPFVTPSSWHGVTTLVMGNCGVGFAPAKPDEHEWLLGLMEGVEDIPGAAMTEGMVWEWETFPEYMDAIEKKARVLDIGTQVPHGALRGYVMGQRGAKNEAATEDDIARMAALVEEGIRAGALGFSTSRTLIHKGIDGELVPGTFAAEDELFGIGRAMRRGGSGVFQMTSNHTDMPKEIPWMRRMARELGLPVSFNLVQSDAAPELWRDVLEELEAAARAGEPLFAQVAGRPAGVLMSWAGTAHPFLVHPTYMGLHWMPIADRLAELRKPEVRQKIVNEDPLSVGEFEDFIVRSYDKMYRLGDDPEYEPDPSQSAAAIAQREGKNPRDVVYDWLMEKDGWGIVYFPIFNYSHGNMDHLAELLEHPRTCLGLSDGGAHCGAICDASIPTYLLTHWARDRSRGRKVALETVVHTQTAKTAALYGLSDRGLLAPGLLADINVVDHEKLRLEAPRMAYDLPAEGRRLIQRARGYDLTLKNGKVTFEGGEPTGVLDGKLLRGRRSA; this is encoded by the coding sequence ATGCACGACGTGGTGATCAAGGGTGGAACCATCGTGGACGGCAGCGGACGCCCGGCCTTCGAGGGAGACGTTGCGGTGAACGGCGCGACCATCACGCAGATTGGCAGCGTCGGCAGCGGTCGCCGTGAGATCGACGCGCGCGGCAAGCTGGTGCTGCCCGGCTGGGTAGACGTGCACACCCACTACGACGCCCAGGTCACCTGGGATCCCTTCGTCACGCCATCGAGCTGGCACGGCGTGACCACGCTGGTGATGGGCAACTGCGGCGTGGGCTTCGCGCCGGCAAAGCCCGACGAGCACGAGTGGCTGCTCGGATTGATGGAGGGTGTGGAGGACATCCCCGGCGCCGCGATGACCGAGGGCATGGTGTGGGAGTGGGAGACCTTCCCCGAGTACATGGACGCCATCGAGAAGAAGGCGCGGGTGCTCGACATCGGCACGCAGGTCCCCCACGGCGCGCTCCGCGGCTACGTGATGGGCCAGCGCGGCGCCAAGAACGAAGCCGCCACGGAAGACGACATCGCCCGGATGGCCGCCCTGGTGGAAGAAGGCATCCGCGCCGGCGCCCTCGGCTTCTCCACCTCTCGTACGCTGATCCACAAGGGCATCGACGGCGAGCTCGTGCCCGGCACCTTCGCGGCGGAAGACGAGCTCTTCGGCATCGGACGCGCCATGCGCCGCGGGGGCTCGGGCGTGTTCCAGATGACCAGCAACCACACCGACATGCCCAAGGAGATCCCGTGGATGCGCCGCATGGCGCGGGAGCTCGGCCTGCCGGTGAGCTTCAACCTGGTGCAGTCGGACGCGGCGCCGGAGCTGTGGCGGGACGTGCTCGAAGAGCTCGAGGCCGCAGCCCGCGCCGGGGAGCCGCTCTTCGCGCAGGTCGCAGGTCGCCCCGCCGGAGTGCTGATGAGCTGGGCGGGAACTGCGCATCCCTTCCTGGTGCACCCGACCTACATGGGCTTGCACTGGATGCCCATCGCCGATCGCCTGGCAGAGCTCAGAAAGCCCGAGGTGCGACAGAAGATCGTGAACGAGGATCCGCTCTCCGTCGGCGAGTTCGAGGACTTCATCGTGCGGAGCTACGACAAGATGTACCGCCTGGGCGACGATCCCGAGTACGAGCCGGATCCGAGCCAGAGCGCTGCCGCCATCGCCCAGCGCGAGGGCAAGAATCCTCGCGACGTGGTCTACGACTGGCTGATGGAGAAGGACGGCTGGGGCATCGTCTACTTTCCGATCTTCAACTACTCCCACGGCAACATGGATCACCTGGCGGAGCTGCTCGAGCACCCGCGCACCTGCCTGGGTCTCTCCGACGGCGGCGCCCACTGCGGCGCCATCTGCGACGCCAGCATCCCGACGTATCTGCTCACCCACTGGGCGCGGGATCGCTCCCGCGGTCGCAAGGTCGCCCTCGAGACCGTGGTCCACACGCAAACGGCGAAGACCGCCGCGCTGTACGGCCTTTCGGATCGCGGCCTGCTTGCGCCGGGCCTCTTGGCGGACATCAACGTGGTGGATCACGAAAAGCTCCGGCTGGAGGCGCCGCGCATGGCCTACGACCTGCCCGCCGAAGGCCGACGGCTGATCCAACGCGCCCGGGGCTACGACCTCACGCTCAAGAACGGCAAGGTGACGTTCGAAGGCGGCGAGCCCACCGGCGTCCTCGACGGCAAGCTGCTCCGCGGGCGGCGGAGCGCCTGA